The following proteins are encoded in a genomic region of Acipenser ruthenus chromosome 4, fAciRut3.2 maternal haplotype, whole genome shotgun sequence:
- the LOC117399760 gene encoding uncharacterized protein LOC117399760 → MAKHDPWRIIVMILALVAFIIMLGFNAVAGAGRSGGPFLQNTGNVSAKYETDITPSGWTFSIWGVIYTWQTLWFVYVFSGFCRRNTDGWMYCEPAILPYGFYITWIINNIFNIIWLFLWDREYMVAGVIILALITFTNYIVLFFSYHGLNTYFSWLNKYYKVDLWLIRILVQNGVAVYTTWTTIATLLNFAVVLTYNGGVSRETAGTVVLSILLVEVILWFVAENFFLDKYVRYTLTVYPVVIVALCGNMTKNFNAESPSRNGIFIAVLLAISCLIFAVRVLLVVWRHLKHDVHQVSDSIPMSPKEISEKKKRIFV, encoded by the exons ATGGCAAAGCATGACCCTTGGCGTATTATTGTAATGATCCTTGCTTTGGTGGCCTTCATTATTATGTTGGGTTTCAATGCAGTGGCAGGGGCGGGTCGTTCTGGTG GTCCTTTTTTGCAAAATACAGGGAATGTTTCTGCCAAGTATGAAACTGATATTACACCTTCAGGTTGGACTTTCTCCATTTGGGGAGTCATCTATACCTGGCAAACACTTTGGTTTGTCTATGTTTTTTCTGGCTTTTGCAGAAG GAATACAGATGGCTGGATGTACTGCGAACCTGCCATCTTACCCTATGGGTTCTATATCACCTGGATTATAAACAACATCTTTAATATCATCTGGCTATTCCTGTGGGACAGAGA GTATATGGTAGCAGGGGTTATTATCCTGGCACTGATTACTTTTACCAATTACATTGTTCTGTTCTTCTCTTACCATGGCCTAAATACTTATTTTTCCTGGCTAAATAAGTACTACAAAGTGGATCTTTGGCTTATCCGAATACTG GTACAAAATGGAGTGGCTGTCTATACAACCTGGACAACGATAGCAACGCTTCttaattttgctgttgttttAACATACAATGGAGGGGTGTCTAGAGAGACAGCTGGAACTGTAGTCCTGTCAATTCTCTTGGTCGAGGTCATTCTATG GTTTGTTGCAGAAAACTTCTTCTTGGATAAGTATGTGAGATACACCCTGACAGTCTACCCTGTTGTCATAGTGGCTTTATGTGGAAATATGACTAAGAACTTCAATGCTGAATCACCTAGCCGAAATGGAATTTTTATTG CTGTGCTGCTGGCAATTTCCTGTTTAATTTTCGCAGTACGAGTTCTGTTGGTGGTGTGGAGGCATTTGAAACATGACGTACACCAGGTCTCAGACTCAATACCAATGTCACCCAAGGAAATCTCTGAAAAGAAGAAGCGGATATTTGTTTAA